The following proteins are co-located in the Flectobacillus major DSM 103 genome:
- the cmr4 gene encoding type III-B CRISPR module RAMP protein Cmr4 translates to MYQNAKPLFFICETPLHAGSGSDLGIVDLPIQRERHTSFPKIESSSLKGAIRQAFESVEGENTLITNALFGTEDAGNDAHAGALAFTDARLLLFPVKSMKGVFAWITCSKVLQQFERDMKLTNTLFNITGDYQMGIAEGECLLLNQDNSKLKIGNSIVLEEYAFTHKSVSLAVDSKSLQDWLSSNLPTSWENKLKEDIVILSNDDFTDFVNLSTEVITRIGIDNDKGTVKNGALFTEEFLPAETVMYSMVMAAPIMVDSQKKDEHGKTVKDLTIEELDKTEECKNETDLSKKVMNAFVKKLPSIFQIGGGATLGKGIVKTKNSNT, encoded by the coding sequence ATGTATCAAAACGCCAAACCCCTATTTTTTATCTGTGAAACACCCTTACACGCTGGCAGTGGCTCAGATTTGGGTATAGTTGATTTACCTATTCAACGAGAACGACATACTTCTTTCCCTAAAATCGAAAGTTCTTCTTTAAAAGGAGCTATTCGTCAGGCTTTTGAAAGTGTTGAAGGAGAAAATACACTTATTACGAATGCTCTTTTCGGGACAGAAGATGCAGGTAATGATGCTCATGCAGGAGCGTTAGCATTTACAGATGCTCGTTTATTACTGTTTCCCGTTAAAAGTATGAAAGGCGTTTTTGCTTGGATTACCTGTTCTAAAGTACTTCAACAGTTTGAGAGAGATATGAAGCTTACAAATACTTTATTTAATATTACTGGTGATTACCAGATGGGTATTGCAGAAGGAGAATGTTTATTGTTAAATCAAGATAACTCTAAACTTAAAATAGGCAACTCAATTGTATTAGAAGAATATGCTTTTACGCATAAATCAGTGTCTTTGGCAGTAGATAGCAAATCGTTACAAGATTGGCTTTCCTCTAACCTACCTACGTCTTGGGAAAATAAGCTAAAAGAAGATATTGTAATACTGTCCAACGATGACTTTACCGATTTTGTAAATCTAAGTACTGAGGTTATTACAAGAATTGGCATTGATAATGATAAAGGAACGGTTAAAAATGGAGCTTTATTTACCGAAGAGTTTTTACCTGCTGAAACAGTGATGTATAGCATGGTAATGGCAGCACCTATCATGGTTGATTCACAAAAGAAAGATGAGCATGGGAAAACTGTAAAAGACCTTACAATTGAGGAGTTAGACAAGACGGAAGAGTGTAAAAACGAAACTGACCTATCTAAAAAAGTAATGAATGCGTTTGTTAAAAAGCTACCAAGTATTTTCCAAATTGGAGGTGGTGCTACATTAGGAAAAGGAATTGTTAAAACAAAAAACTCTAACACTTAA
- the cmr5 gene encoding type III-B CRISPR module-associated protein Cmr5, with product MTTVKGIEQGRADYAYKCVNQVLSLDTFVFESKSINFSDLFKKSYNDKFEKKLEKDQQNKNLLDAFLEDTETNLNNWKDEKDNFKADLVNYYHKYGKEYKAYSRKIPMLIKTNGLGATFAYMKAKGKSNGTPYHLLYEQTQAWIQSRTYLDGYIQKDILKSIVELDSNKYRALTSEVITLFGWLKRFSEGLIEGEDDGN from the coding sequence ATGACAACAGTAAAAGGAATAGAGCAAGGACGTGCTGATTATGCTTATAAATGTGTCAATCAAGTATTGAGTTTAGATACATTTGTTTTTGAAAGCAAATCAATAAATTTTTCTGATTTATTTAAAAAATCATACAACGATAAATTCGAGAAAAAGCTTGAAAAAGATCAACAAAACAAGAATTTATTAGATGCTTTCTTAGAAGATACAGAAACTAATCTTAACAATTGGAAAGATGAAAAAGATAACTTTAAGGCTGACTTAGTAAATTATTACCATAAATATGGAAAAGAATATAAAGCTTATTCTCGAAAAATTCCAATGTTGATTAAAACAAATGGACTTGGAGCTACTTTTGCCTATATGAAGGCAAAAGGGAAATCAAATGGAACACCTTATCATTTGTTATATGAACAAACGCAAGCATGGATACAAAGTAGAACTTACTTAGACGGCTACATTCAAAAAGATATATTAAAATCAATTGTTGAGTTGGATTCTAATAAGTATCGAGCCTTAACAAGTGAAGTGATTACGCTATTCGGCTGGCTTAAAAGATTTTCGGAAGGTTTAATTGAAGGGGAAGATGATGGAAACTAA
- the cmr6 gene encoding type III-B CRISPR module RAMP protein Cmr6: protein MMETNEALIEKSGSQLKFIVDGYPNIYLFDEKYYDFSQVDFNELFEIHHFGDFIYKILQSGKELKKVSKDVCIDFIENRNNQYFLKEKGIKMPKNFNFSNTNLNLPFVAFLNQKSGIRLLQNGNEIEKYDANSVVNTCLISENNISNDLKEKKKDDIVEAIEKDPLSIFKVGLNYDNKQITIESIFSNQRLPIDTLELIGNLDSDNFSLELNKKPYIIKQNGKLKFQLDIKKLDGWNNYGSFIDFNKICERHLKNVKSIFGKQFIENSFKPDWRVIVGLGTDSVYETGITLHHVYGFPYIPASAIKGITNHYAQDCGYKEKESTKGTYESIFGTTEKQGKITFFDAMPLTPPKIKPDIMNVHYPDYYGEGKAPTDTQNPNPIFFLTVEDTEFQFILGCKDKESDESKDLLKTAFEWMKKALSDKGIGAKTAVGYGYFSET, encoded by the coding sequence ATGATGGAAACTAATGAAGCACTAATTGAGAAATCAGGAAGTCAACTAAAGTTTATCGTTGATGGCTATCCCAACATTTACCTTTTTGATGAAAAATATTACGATTTTTCGCAAGTTGATTTTAATGAACTATTTGAAATCCATCACTTTGGGGATTTTATTTATAAAATACTTCAAAGTGGGAAAGAGTTAAAAAAAGTATCAAAAGATGTATGTATCGACTTTATCGAAAATAGGAACAACCAATACTTTTTGAAGGAAAAAGGTATTAAAATGCCTAAGAATTTCAACTTTTCAAATACAAATTTAAACCTTCCTTTTGTAGCTTTCCTAAATCAAAAGTCTGGTATTAGGCTTTTACAGAATGGTAATGAAATTGAGAAATATGACGCTAATTCTGTTGTTAATACTTGTTTAATTTCTGAAAACAACATTTCTAACGATTTAAAAGAAAAGAAAAAAGATGATATTGTAGAAGCGATAGAAAAAGACCCGTTAAGTATTTTTAAAGTTGGCTTGAACTATGATAACAAGCAAATTACCATTGAAAGTATATTTTCAAACCAACGACTACCTATTGATACATTAGAACTCATAGGCAATCTTGATTCTGATAATTTTAGTTTGGAGTTGAACAAAAAGCCATATATAATTAAGCAAAACGGTAAACTTAAATTTCAACTTGACATTAAAAAATTGGATGGATGGAACAATTATGGCTCATTCATCGACTTTAACAAGATTTGTGAACGTCATTTAAAAAATGTAAAATCCATATTTGGCAAGCAATTTATTGAAAATTCTTTCAAACCCGACTGGCGAGTAATTGTTGGTTTAGGCACTGATAGTGTGTACGAAACAGGTATCACCTTACACCATGTTTACGGTTTTCCTTATATTCCTGCCAGTGCAATTAAGGGAATTACGAATCATTATGCCCAAGATTGTGGTTACAAGGAAAAGGAATCAACGAAAGGGACTTACGAGAGTATTTTTGGAACAACTGAAAAGCAAGGAAAAATCACTTTTTTTGATGCAATGCCTTTAACTCCTCCCAAAATAAAACCCGATATAATGAATGTACATTATCCTGATTATTACGGAGAAGGGAAAGCCCCAACAGATACACAAAATCCGAATCCAATTTTCTTTTTAACCGTTGAGGATACAGAATTTCAGTTTATCTTGGGTTGTAAAGATAAAGAAAGTGATGAAAGTAAAGATTTACTGAAAACAGCTTTTGAATGGATGAAAAAGGCATTGTCTGATAAAGGCATTGGTGCAAAAACAGCTGTAGGCTACGGATATTTTAGTGAAACCTAA
- a CDS encoding SDR family oxidoreductase, with the protein MTKLLLFGATGNLGKEIAKAGVKQGYDVTAVVRNRTKAEKLTDITERVIVADITNPSALTNICDGFDIVISALGKSVSPNDNSKPSFHDIDLIANSNILDEAKKSGVKKFVYVSAFHSEKYLHLAYFRVHHEFAERLKVSGINYSIIKPPAIFSSFLDMVDMAKKGYLFTIGKGDKQTNPVYEGDLANECISAIKEENVTKEIGGETIYTRRQLNDIIQKEVCPTKSTKNIPLWLFKVTLPILRVLARNMYDKFAFFAAVLQEDTIAPQVGQMKFEEYMRLKNKN; encoded by the coding sequence ATGACAAAACTATTATTATTCGGTGCAACAGGGAATTTGGGAAAAGAAATTGCCAAAGCTGGAGTCAAACAGGGGTATGACGTAACCGCTGTTGTTAGAAATAGAACTAAGGCAGAGAAACTAACAGACATCACCGAGAGGGTGATCGTTGCTGACATTACCAACCCAAGTGCATTGACTAATATTTGTGATGGTTTTGACATCGTTATTTCGGCATTAGGAAAAAGCGTATCTCCCAACGATAATAGCAAGCCATCATTTCATGATATTGACCTTATTGCCAATTCAAATATTCTTGACGAAGCAAAGAAAAGTGGTGTGAAAAAATTTGTTTACGTTTCTGCATTTCATTCAGAAAAATATTTGCACTTAGCCTATTTTAGGGTTCATCATGAGTTTGCAGAACGGCTGAAAGTGTCTGGCATAAACTATTCCATAATTAAACCACCTGCTATTTTTAGTAGTTTTTTAGATATGGTTGATATGGCAAAAAAGGGGTATCTTTTTACGATTGGAAAAGGCGATAAACAAACAAACCCTGTTTATGAAGGCGATTTGGCTAATGAATGTATTAGTGCTATCAAAGAGGAAAATGTTACGAAGGAAATAGGAGGGGAAACGATTTATACAAGACGACAATTAAATGACATTATCCAGAAGGAAGTTTGCCCAACAAAAAGCACGAAAAATATTCCTTTATGGCTTTTCAAAGTTACGTTACCAATACTAAGAGTATTGGCACGAAATATGTACGACAAGTTTGCATTTTTTGCGGCTGTATTACAGGAGGATACTATTGCTCCACAAGTTGGGCAAATGAAATTTGAGGAATATATGAGGCTGAAAAATAAAAACTAA
- a CDS encoding helix-turn-helix domain-containing protein has translation MSSITIRQFYEGILGGNNPDLDNILSANINKDIGHFNVFDIAEMYKVAKGKPEMPYNRRTYYKISLIAGKNRVEYADRTIEVLEYGILFATPKIPYNYTPHDNNQAGHFCVFTKEFLAKSKIGIDIDLLPIFSNQSEFIYQITKEQFEQVDSLFGKMHAEINSDYEYKYDLLRNYLMELIHYGQKLKPITPVGNSKTASARITSLFIELLERQFPIENTTQMLVLKTPKEYADNLGIHVNHLNRVLKETTGKTTGEIIASRINQEAKALLKQTHWNISEIAYTLGFEEVAHFSNFFKKHSEKSPLTFRE, from the coding sequence ATGAGCTCAATAACAATAAGACAGTTTTATGAAGGAATTCTGGGAGGTAATAATCCAGATTTAGATAATATTTTGAGTGCTAATATCAATAAAGACATTGGGCATTTTAATGTTTTTGATATAGCCGAAATGTATAAAGTGGCTAAAGGTAAACCCGAAATGCCTTACAACAGAAGGACTTATTACAAGATAAGTTTAATTGCTGGTAAGAATAGGGTAGAATATGCCGATAGAACCATCGAAGTACTGGAGTACGGAATTTTATTTGCAACGCCCAAAATACCATACAATTACACTCCTCATGACAACAATCAAGCAGGACATTTTTGTGTTTTTACTAAAGAGTTTTTGGCTAAATCAAAAATAGGAATAGATATAGACCTACTTCCTATTTTCTCTAATCAAAGTGAGTTTATTTATCAAATAACGAAGGAACAGTTTGAGCAAGTTGATTCGCTTTTTGGTAAAATGCACGCAGAAATTAATTCTGATTACGAATATAAATATGATTTGTTGCGTAATTACTTGATGGAGTTGATTCATTATGGGCAAAAACTAAAGCCTATTACTCCTGTTGGAAATAGCAAAACTGCTTCTGCCAGAATAACATCGTTATTTATTGAACTGTTAGAGCGTCAATTTCCCATAGAGAACACCACGCAAATGTTAGTACTAAAAACCCCCAAAGAGTATGCAGATAATTTAGGCATACACGTAAATCATCTCAATAGGGTACTGAAAGAAACTACAGGGAAAACCACTGGCGAAATCATTGCCAGCAGAATAAACCAAGAGGCGAAGGCATTACTCAAACAAACCCATTGGAATATTTCTGAGATTGCTTATACTTTAGGTTTTGAGGAAGTGGCTCATTTTTCTAATTTCTTTAAAAAACACAGCGAAAAGTCTCCTTTGACTTTTAGAGAGTAG
- a CDS encoding SDR family NAD(P)-dependent oxidoreductase — protein sequence MTNNANKIVLLTGGSRGLGKESALQLAKSGFDVIITFQNNQADAENVVNEIKALGRKSSSLQLDLGNVASFDGFVSALKDILDKGFGTTKIDSLVNNAGTGYYASIEDTTEAGFDEMATTHLKAPFFLTQKLLPFINEGGSIVNTSSGLARFSYPNYAAYAIMKAGIDSLTRYQALEFGAKKIRVNSIAPGAIATDFGGGAVRDNQALNDMIAGNTALGRVGLPDDIGSVIVFLCSEESKWINAQRIEVSGGIHI from the coding sequence ATGACAAATAATGCAAATAAAATCGTCTTACTAACAGGCGGTAGTCGTGGACTTGGTAAAGAATCAGCACTTCAATTGGCAAAGAGTGGCTTTGATGTTATTATCACTTTTCAAAATAATCAAGCAGATGCTGAAAATGTAGTAAATGAAATCAAAGCACTGGGAAGAAAATCGTCTAGTCTTCAATTAGATTTGGGAAATGTGGCTTCATTTGACGGGTTTGTTTCAGCATTGAAAGATATTTTGGACAAAGGCTTTGGCACAACTAAAATTGATTCATTGGTCAATAATGCAGGAACGGGCTATTACGCTTCTATCGAAGATACCACAGAAGCGGGCTTCGACGAAATGGCTACTACTCATCTGAAAGCCCCTTTTTTCCTTACCCAAAAATTACTTCCATTCATTAATGAAGGCGGGAGTATCGTCAATACTTCTTCGGGTTTGGCTCGTTTTAGCTATCCAAACTATGCAGCTTATGCCATCATGAAAGCAGGCATTGATTCATTAACACGTTATCAAGCATTAGAATTTGGTGCTAAGAAAATCAGGGTTAATTCAATCGCTCCTGGGGCTATTGCTACTGATTTTGGTGGTGGGGCTGTCAGAGACAACCAAGCTTTAAATGATATGATTGCAGGCAATACAGCATTAGGAAGAGTTGGCTTGCCCGATGATATTGGAAGTGTTATTGTATTTCTATGTTCGGAAGAGTCAAAATGGATCAATGCCCAAAGAATTGAAGTATCGGGTGGTATTCATATTTAA
- a CDS encoding winged helix-turn-helix transcriptional regulator: MYERKILPNLNCGLDLIGEVLYGKWKIRLLWFINEGHKRPSELQRKIPDATRRVLNIQLKELEDHGLVSKIIYPVVPPKVEYSLTEFGQTLIPILAALGQWGDTHEAYLRSVILKRLDVENQ, encoded by the coding sequence ATGTATGAAAGAAAAATTTTACCAAACCTCAATTGCGGTCTCGATTTGATTGGCGAGGTGCTGTACGGCAAATGGAAAATCCGTTTGTTATGGTTTATCAATGAAGGCCACAAACGCCCCAGCGAACTGCAACGCAAAATACCCGATGCGACCCGAAGGGTATTAAATATTCAGTTGAAAGAATTAGAAGATCATGGCTTGGTTTCTAAAATAATATACCCTGTAGTTCCGCCCAAAGTGGAGTATAGTCTTACCGAATTTGGACAAACTTTAATACCAATACTTGCAGCTTTGGGGCAGTGGGGCGATACCCATGAAGCATATTTGCGGTCGGTTATTTTGAAACGCTTAGATGTCGAAAATCAGTAG
- a CDS encoding SDR family oxidoreductase — protein sequence MGQQFNFNNELSGKIALVTGGTKGTGRAIAERLFQAGATVIITARNPPEKENSNLHFIPADLSNAEDAQKVVSEVLSTYGTLDILVNNLGASVTPAGGFAVLTDDDWVSTLQANLLAPVRLDRGFLPQMLAKKSGVIIHIASIQGKLPLYDSTLPYAAAKAGLINYSKSLSNEVTPKGVRVLTVSPGWINTTASKAWLGEIARNANSTVEEAQQSVMDALGGIPFGRPAEPEEVAEFVGFLVSPRANYLTGTNYVIDGGTVPTI from the coding sequence ATGGGACAACAATTTAATTTCAACAATGAATTATCGGGCAAGATTGCCTTGGTAACAGGCGGTACAAAAGGTACTGGAAGAGCCATTGCAGAAAGGCTTTTTCAAGCAGGTGCAACGGTTATTATTACCGCAAGAAACCCTCCCGAAAAAGAAAACAGCAATTTGCATTTTATTCCTGCCGATTTAAGCAATGCAGAAGATGCACAAAAAGTAGTCAGCGAAGTGCTATCGACTTATGGGACACTAGATATTCTGGTGAACAACCTTGGTGCTTCAGTAACACCTGCTGGTGGTTTTGCTGTATTAACTGATGACGATTGGGTGTCAACCCTACAAGCTAATTTGCTTGCTCCTGTTCGACTAGACAGAGGATTTTTACCACAAATGTTAGCTAAAAAAAGTGGTGTTATTATTCACATAGCTTCTATTCAAGGTAAGCTACCGCTATATGATTCTACATTGCCCTATGCAGCTGCAAAAGCAGGATTGATTAATTATAGCAAAAGTTTATCAAATGAAGTTACCCCAAAAGGAGTTCGTGTCCTAACAGTTTCGCCTGGCTGGATAAATACAACAGCATCTAAAGCTTGGTTGGGCGAGATTGCAAGAAATGCCAATAGTACCGTAGAAGAAGCTCAGCAAAGCGTAATGGATGCCTTGGGCGGAATTCCTTTCGGTCGCCCAGCCGAACCCGAAGAAGTGGCCGAATTCGTTGGCTTTTTGGTTTCTCCAAGAGCCAATTATTTAACAGGAACAAATTATGTCATAGATGGCGGCACAGTACCAACTATTTAA
- a CDS encoding nuclear transport factor 2 family protein, which translates to MNLPNVIVALTNAQNSFDSVAYANCFSETAVVFDEGKTHKGKTEIQQWIEKANEEYQAVMKPVEYAATEEVLKAEVSGNFPGSPIVLSYHFKLQDGLIESLKITG; encoded by the coding sequence ATGAACTTACCAAATGTAATTGTAGCTTTAACAAATGCTCAAAACAGTTTTGACAGTGTGGCTTATGCCAATTGTTTTTCGGAAACTGCCGTAGTTTTTGACGAAGGAAAAACCCATAAGGGTAAAACGGAAATCCAACAATGGATTGAAAAAGCCAATGAAGAGTACCAAGCCGTTATGAAACCTGTGGAATATGCCGCAACAGAAGAAGTCCTAAAAGCCGAAGTTTCGGGTAATTTTCCGGGTAGTCCCATTGTATTATCCTACCATTTTAAATTACAAGACGGACTCATTGAGTCTTTGAAAATTACGGGCTGA
- a CDS encoding winged helix-turn-helix transcriptional regulator: MKEIKQRSDCPLSYTLDFFGDKWSLLIIRDMMLEEKSTYGDFLNSKEKIATNILADRLSMLEHNGFVTKQVAEDKKSKFVYTLTEKGIDLVPVVIEIGLWGSKYNPPGIKNELMNALREDREGTIRNIQNELRKKLINT, from the coding sequence ATGAAGGAAATAAAACAGCGTTCAGACTGTCCGCTTAGCTATACATTAGATTTTTTTGGAGATAAGTGGTCGTTGCTCATCATTCGTGATATGATGTTGGAAGAAAAATCGACTTATGGGGATTTTCTCAATTCAAAAGAGAAGATTGCTACGAATATTTTGGCTGACCGCCTTAGTATGTTGGAGCACAACGGTTTTGTAACAAAACAGGTTGCCGAGGATAAAAAGTCGAAGTTTGTTTATACTCTTACCGAAAAAGGGATAGATTTAGTACCTGTTGTGATAGAAATTGGCTTGTGGGGTTCAAAATATAATCCTCCTGGGATAAAAAATGAACTTATGAACGCCTTGAGAGAAGATAGAGAGGGAACAATTCGAAATATCCAGAATGAGTTAAGAAAAAAACTGATAAATACCTGA
- a CDS encoding NAD(P)H-dependent oxidoreductase, with protein sequence MSLVKSLEWRYATKKYDTSRQLSDEQYEDLLSSVQLAPSSYGLQPYRFITVTDPIKLEQISKAAFGQPQITTASKVLVVTVETNISNETVKNYIDNAAIARNTDRKNLEAREEFVNARLALLSSDQKIEWAEKQAFLAIGILVSAAAEAGIDASPMEGFDPKQVDKILGLKEQHLKSTLLFALGFRSSEDEFATIPKVRKTKEELFITV encoded by the coding sequence ATGTCTTTGGTAAAATCATTAGAATGGCGTTACGCTACCAAGAAGTATGATACTTCCCGACAATTGAGCGATGAACAATATGAAGATTTGCTTTCATCGGTACAATTAGCTCCTTCGTCTTATGGCTTACAGCCCTATCGTTTTATAACGGTGACAGACCCTATCAAATTAGAACAAATTAGCAAAGCAGCTTTTGGTCAACCGCAAATTACTACTGCATCCAAAGTATTGGTAGTAACTGTGGAGACGAATATCAGTAACGAAACTGTCAAAAACTATATTGACAATGCAGCAATTGCACGCAATACTGACCGTAAAAATCTTGAAGCCAGAGAAGAATTTGTCAATGCCCGTTTAGCCTTATTATCCTCTGACCAAAAAATTGAATGGGCAGAAAAACAGGCATTTTTAGCAATTGGAATTTTGGTAAGTGCCGCTGCCGAAGCAGGTATTGATGCCTCACCAATGGAAGGATTTGACCCGAAACAAGTAGATAAAATATTGGGATTAAAGGAGCAACATTTAAAATCTACCTTACTTTTTGCCTTAGGTTTTCGCTCTTCAGAAGACGAATTTGCGACTATTCCGAAAGTACGTAAAACCAAAGAGGAGCTTTTTATAACCGTTTGA
- a CDS encoding putative quinol monooxygenase has translation MSNSKIIIHAEVPVKSEHFEEIKTLSLATLKPTLQEPGCEVFYQTVKADAPNTLVFFEVFSSKEALDLHMEADYTKAFFEGLKDKVAGKPVSTMLKQL, from the coding sequence ATGAGTAATTCAAAAATCATTATCCATGCGGAAGTTCCCGTCAAGTCAGAGCATTTTGAAGAAATAAAAACACTGTCATTAGCCACGTTAAAACCTACATTACAAGAACCTGGGTGTGAAGTATTCTATCAAACAGTAAAAGCGGATGCTCCTAACACATTGGTATTCTTTGAGGTATTTAGCTCAAAAGAGGCACTCGACCTGCACATGGAGGCAGATTATACAAAAGCCTTTTTTGAAGGATTGAAAGATAAAGTTGCTGGCAAGCCAGTAAGTACAATGCTAAAACAATTATAA
- a CDS encoding SDR family oxidoreductase: MNVSRKTALVTGAGSGIGYEIAKLLKEQGNTVIIAGRNADKIKKAGETLGVTAIACDVTKEADIEALVTKISAEFPELSVLVNNAGVANLYKVGENANAYQKAKQEFEVNYFGPVLLTEKLLPVLKKQAEAAIVNITSNVTFHPLVVLPTYSDTKAALHSHTVALRHTLAKDTNIQVYEVMPSLVNTEATKDMGGENGMHPSVVAQATLNGIQNDQFEIYVGDTEAQRKAYFADPIAAIQSFNNGL, from the coding sequence ATGAACGTCAGTAGAAAAACAGCACTCGTAACGGGTGCAGGGTCTGGTATTGGCTATGAGATAGCTAAACTATTAAAAGAGCAAGGCAATACGGTGATTATTGCAGGTCGTAATGCAGATAAAATCAAAAAGGCAGGTGAAACTTTAGGCGTTACAGCAATAGCCTGTGATGTAACAAAAGAAGCTGATATTGAAGCCCTTGTAACAAAAATATCCGCTGAATTTCCTGAGCTAAGTGTATTGGTTAATAATGCAGGCGTTGCCAATCTTTATAAAGTAGGTGAAAATGCCAATGCTTACCAGAAAGCCAAACAAGAATTTGAGGTGAATTATTTCGGTCCAGTATTACTCACCGAAAAGCTTTTACCAGTGTTGAAAAAACAAGCAGAAGCAGCCATTGTCAACATCACCTCCAATGTTACTTTTCATCCGCTTGTTGTACTACCAACCTATTCGGACACCAAAGCAGCATTGCACTCGCATACCGTTGCTTTAAGACACACTTTGGCGAAAGATACCAACATTCAAGTGTATGAGGTAATGCCTTCGCTGGTGAATACCGAAGCAACCAAAGACATGGGTGGAGAAAATGGAATGCACCCAAGTGTTGTGGCTCAGGCAACATTAAACGGTATTCAAAACGACCAATTTGAAATCTACGTTGGCGATACAGAAGCTCAACGCAAGGCATATTTTGCTGACCCAATAGCGGCTATTCAATCATTTAATAACGGATTATAA
- a CDS encoding SDR family oxidoreductase produces the protein MNINNKTVLITGGGSGIGYETAKLLSQKGNKIIIIGRTADKLHQAAASLTNTIAIPCDITNEVDVDKLVAEINANHPELSVLINNAGKAFVYTHAETADAVSKARQEMETNYFSLVSLTEKLLPLLKKQPEAAIANVTSIVALSPAAVIPTYSDSKAAVHSYTLALRHALAQDTNIKVFELMPPTVNTEFSKEIGGEEHGMPASEVAEGLIQGIENDQYQIGVGITVGFLNDFFPTEEQAFQAINQR, from the coding sequence ATGAATATCAATAACAAAACAGTTTTAATCACAGGTGGTGGTTCTGGCATCGGTTACGAAACCGCTAAATTATTAAGCCAAAAAGGTAATAAAATCATCATTATCGGTAGAACAGCCGATAAGTTACATCAAGCAGCAGCTTCGTTAACCAATACCATCGCCATTCCTTGCGACATTACCAACGAAGTGGACGTTGATAAATTGGTTGCCGAAATAAACGCTAATCATCCAGAGTTGAGTGTCTTAATTAATAATGCAGGAAAAGCATTTGTATATACGCATGCTGAAACGGCGGATGCAGTAAGTAAAGCGAGACAAGAAATGGAAACCAATTATTTTTCATTGGTTAGCCTAACAGAAAAGCTGTTACCGCTATTAAAAAAACAGCCAGAAGCGGCTATCGCTAATGTAACCTCTATCGTTGCTCTTTCGCCAGCTGCTGTGATTCCGACTTACTCAGATAGCAAAGCCGCCGTACACTCTTATACGTTAGCGTTGCGTCATGCTTTGGCTCAAGATACCAATATCAAAGTATTTGAGCTAATGCCGCCAACAGTAAACACGGAGTTTTCAAAAGAAATTGGAGGCGAAGAACACGGTATGCCAGCAAGTGAAGTTGCGGAAGGCTTAATTCAAGGCATTGAAAATGACCAATATCAAATTGGCGTTGGCATCACGGTTGGGTTTCTCAATGACTTCTTCCCGACAGAAGAGCAGGCTTTTCAGGCTATTAACCAACGTTAA